The following nucleotide sequence is from Candidatus Poribacteria bacterium.
GAACTCTCCCGCATCGCAGATCACATGATTTGGCTCGGTATGGGGGCATTAGACCTCGGGGCATTCACAGTGATGCTATACGGCTTTGAAGAACGGGAGAAATTGTACAGCATCTTCGAGAAAACCACCGGTGCCCGTTTGACCACCAGCTATACTCGTGTCGGAGGGCTGATGAGAGATATCTACGACGGTTTTGAGGAAGATGTCCGGACGTTCCTGAGTACCTTTCCAAAAACCTTGAAAGAGGTTCATACGCTGCTGACCCGAAACCGTATCTGGATGGACCGCACCAAAGGGGTTGGGGTAGTGTCAGCCGAAGACGCAATTGATTACGGGTTTACCGGACCATGTCTGCGCGCCTCTGGAGTGGATTGGGATTTGCGAAAAGCAGAACCGTACTCCTGCTATGAGGAGTTTGATTTTGATGTTCCGGTGGGTGCCAACGGCGATGTTTATGATCGTTATCTCGTGCGCATGGAAGAGATGATTCAGAGCGGTCAAATTGTGCAGCAGGCGCTGGATAACCTGCCTGATGGACCTGTCAACGTGGATGACTACAAAATTAGTCTCCCGACGAAAGAGGACGCTTACGGAAATATCGAAGGTTTGATCCACCATTTCAAGATCATTATGGATGGACATGGGGTCCAGCCCCCTGCGGGTGAAGTCTATTGTGCTACCGAATCCCCGAACGGTGAACTAGGATTTTACATCGTCAGTGACGGCAGCGGTAAGGCGTATCGAATTCGTATCCGTCCACCCAGTTTTATACACTTTCAGGCGTTGCCTCACATGATTGAAGGCGGTATGGTATCAGACATCGTCGCCGTACTAGGTAGCCTAAATATTATTGCCGGAGAATTAGATCGATAATATTAATACGGTTGACCCTTCTTTTATTATGCTGTTCGTGGCTCATCTCCGGGACTGTTTTTTCTCAAAACCTAATAACAGGGGCAGTTCGTGGTCATGTCACTGATACCTCAACGACGAAGCTCCCAATCGAAGGGGTCCGAGTTGTTCTCGTCAATGCTGACGGATCCGAAACTGTAGCAGAGACAGATAACAATGGTGCATTCGAGATGGTCGGTTTAGCACATGGTCGTTATCTGTTGGGTTGTTATAAAGATGGGTATTGGGATGTTGTTGGCAAACAGGTTACAGTTGTTGCTGGTGGTAACCACGATGTGTCGCTAAGGACAGCTGAACATGCAGAAACGGGAGCAGTTCGTGGTAATGTCGTTAATCCCTCAACAACGCAGCTCCCAATCGAAGGGGTCCGAGTTGTCCTCGTCGCTGCCAACGGACTCGAAACTGAAGGTGAAACAGCTAGCAATGGAGAGTTCAGGATAGTCGGCTTGGTTCCTGGTCGTTATCTTCTGAGTATTTACAAGGCTGGATATGAAGATCGTACTGGCAAACCGGTCACAGTTATTGCTGGTGGGGAGCATTATGTGCCTCTAAAAACGATCAAAGCAGAACCTCCTTGGCTGTTACTTATCTGTTTAGGGGTCGCTGTGGTCTTGATTGTTGGTATAGCGATTGTTGTGGGTTTGCGCGATCGACCCTCGGACTAACGGAGGTGGTGGTGTCCACTCTCCACGGATAATAGCGATTATAGATACTTAGCTGACGCAACACACTTTTAGTCCAGTCACTTCTTCTCAGAAGGAATGAGCAGATGTCCAATGAACTGATTCAAATAGAAACGCCATTCCAGTTTTCAGAGGAAAATCAACGGGAGTTTAATAAACTGATTCAGCGCTATCCGGTGAAGGAAGCCGCAATGCTCCCCACACTGCATCTGGCACAGAAACAGGCAGGTTATATCAGTCCTGCCGTGATGGAGCATGTCGCTGAACTCTTGGAATTGCCGGTGATGAAGGTTAAAGATGTGGTAACATTTTACCCAATGTTCTTCGAGGAACCTGTTGGCAAATATGTTATCCGCGTTTGCTACACCCTCCCCTGTGCGTTAAGAGATTGCAAATTGGTGTTGGAGCATATCAAACAAAAATTCGATATAGATGTCGCTTCTGAAACAGACTTGGCAAAAGGAACCACGCCGGATGGGAAATTTACTTTACTGAAATCAGAGTGTCTGGCATCTTGCGATGTGGCACCTGTCGTAATGGTTAACGATGACTTGTATAAGAACCTCACTCCGGAAAAGATGGATGAGGTTTTGGATAGCTTAGAGTAGGGGCAAATTTAAGGTTACGACTCATGGTTCAAGAAAGACGTATTCTCTACGAACATCTGGATGTACCAGACATCAATACATTTGATGTATTTCGTCAGTACGATGGTTATAAACACTTCGAGAAGGCAATCAAGGAGTATCAGCCGGAAGAAATTTGCGATGCGGTGATGCAATCTGGGCTGAAGGGGCGTGGCGGTGCAGGGTTTTCAACCGGGCTAAAGTGGAGTTTTGTGCCCAGAGATATTGAGCCTCGTTACCTGTGTTGTAACGCCGATGAGAGTGAGCCGGGTACTTTTAGTAACCGCTACGTTCTGGAAAAGAACCCACACCTGTTGATAGAAGGTATCTTGATCTGTTGCTACGCCATGGGTATTAGCACCGCATATGTCTACATTCGTGGGGAATTCACACTCGGTAAGCGTATGTTAGATGCCGCCATCGAAGAAGCATATCAGCAAGGTTATCTCGGAAAAAATATCCAAGGGAGTGGCTTTGATTTGGATATTTATTCCCACCCGGGAGCGGGAGCGTACATCTGTGGCGAAGAGACAGGACTCATTGAATCTCTTGAGGGAAAACGCGGGCAACCACGCGTGAAACCGCCCTTCCCCGCAGTTGAAGGATTGTTCCATAAACCAACAGTTGTCCAGAATGTGGAAACACTGTGTAACCTGCCTTTCCTAATGGGGAACGGGGTCGAATGGTATACCAGCATGGGACGCACCTATGGGGATACCCGATTTGATCCACCACAATCGGATCCAAATACAGGGACAAAACTGTACTGTATCAGTGGGGATGTGAACGAGCCGGGCGTCTATGAACTCGATCTCGGTTTGACCGCCGAGGAGTTAATCGAAGTTGCGGGCG
It contains:
- a CDS encoding NADH-quinone oxidoreductase subunit D, whose translation is MHTDSNRVPGEPMTLNFGPQHPATHGTLRIVVELDGETVLKATPHLGYLHTGFEKLGEHHDYNQYIVVTDRMNYLSPLSNNFGYVLAVEKLLDIQVPERCEYVRVILAELSRIADHMIWLGMGALDLGAFTVMLYGFEEREKLYSIFEKTTGARLTTSYTRVGGLMRDIYDGFEEDVRTFLSTFPKTLKEVHTLLTRNRIWMDRTKGVGVVSAEDAIDYGFTGPCLRASGVDWDLRKAEPYSCYEEFDFDVPVGANGDVYDRYLVRMEEMIQSGQIVQQALDNLPDGPVNVDDYKISLPTKEDAYGNIEGLIHHFKIIMDGHGVQPPAGEVYCATESPNGELGFYIVSDGSGKAYRIRIRPPSFIHFQALPHMIEGGMVSDIVAVLGSLNIIAGELDR
- a CDS encoding carboxypeptidase regulatory-like domain-containing protein; translation: MTLLLLCCSWLISGTVFSQNLITGAVRGHVTDTSTTKLPIEGVRVVLVNADGSETVAETDNNGAFEMVGLAHGRYLLGCYKDGYWDVVGKQVTVVAGGNHDVSLRTAEHAETGAVRGNVVNPSTTQLPIEGVRVVLVAANGLETEGETASNGEFRIVGLVPGRYLLSIYKAGYEDRTGKPVTVIAGGEHYVPLKTIKAEPPWLLLICLGVAVVLIVGIAIVVGLRDRPSD
- a CDS encoding NAD(P)H-dependent oxidoreductase subunit E is translated as MSNELIQIETPFQFSEENQREFNKLIQRYPVKEAAMLPTLHLAQKQAGYISPAVMEHVAELLELPVMKVKDVVTFYPMFFEEPVGKYVIRVCYTLPCALRDCKLVLEHIKQKFDIDVASETDLAKGTTPDGKFTLLKSECLASCDVAPVVMVNDDLYKNLTPEKMDEVLDSLE
- the nuoF gene encoding NADH-quinone oxidoreductase subunit NuoF, with product MVQERRILYEHLDVPDINTFDVFRQYDGYKHFEKAIKEYQPEEICDAVMQSGLKGRGGAGFSTGLKWSFVPRDIEPRYLCCNADESEPGTFSNRYVLEKNPHLLIEGILICCYAMGISTAYVYIRGEFTLGKRMLDAAIEEAYQQGYLGKNIQGSGFDLDIYSHPGAGAYICGEETGLIESLEGKRGQPRVKPPFPAVEGLFHKPTVVQNVETLCNLPFLMGNGVEWYTSMGRTYGDTRFDPPQSDPNTGTKLYCISGDVNEPGVYELDLGLTAEELIEVAGGVKGERVKAVIPGGSSAPILTHYELECRLDFTSLTLWKSMLGSGGIIVMNETRNIVDCLLNIMKFYAHESCGQCTPCRWGTPWVRDIVQRIADGEGRQTTIQRPKFGIAEGGRWGDTGEMEEVYEDLDLLESVANNIANVDTMTWNTICVFGIAVSWPAVSYLRKFRPEFEAAIREGKLVTLPVEEATVPPEENYAYQQRIVPRLFEAPT